The sequence GACAGCCGACATGGTGCGCCGCCAGATTTGGCTGATTGTACTCATGGTATTGTTCACCATCATCTATGTGGCTTCCAGATACCAGTGCCAGCAGGATCTGATTGCCATCGATAAACTGGAGAAAGAACTGCTGCATGCCAAATACAAGGCCTTGTCGAGTTCAAGTACCCTGACAGAGAAATGCCGTGAGAGTCATGTGCTGGAGGCATTGAAGCAGAACAGAGATACGCTGCTGCATATTTCCGACCAGCCACCTTATATTATTAATGTACCAGAATAAAGAAACGAGATGAGTAAGTTCAATAGCGATAAAGTCATGCCGCGCTACTTCGTCATTGCAGTAGTACTCACGCTGATTGGTTTTGCCGTAGTGGGCAAAGCCATGTACATCATGACTGCCAAAAAGGATTATTGGACTCAGGTGGCCTCGCGACTGAAGCGTGATAGCGTCACCGTAAAGCCTAATCGTGGAAATATTCTGAGTTGCGACGGTCAGCTGATGGCCAGCAGTATCCCAGAGTATAAGGTATATATGGATTTCCAGGCTGGTGCCGAGGAT is a genomic window of Xylanibacter ruminicola 23 containing:
- a CDS encoding FtsL-like putative cell division protein — its product is MENKEEIELLVEAADVKEHAKKTIQKIKEKVKEEDPKLTPSLNLRTILGGDFLTADMVRRQIWLIVLMVLFTIIYVASRYQCQQDLIAIDKLEKELLHAKYKALSSSSTLTEKCRESHVLEALKQNRDTLLHISDQPPYIINVPE